The Pseudomonas nunensis genome includes the window CGGACGACCTGGCCGACCATGACTGCATCGTCATGCGCTTTGGCAGCAACATTGATCGGGTCTGGACGTTCCGGGTGGCGAACGAGGCTTATCGCGTGGTGGTCCGGGGCCGCCGAGTGGCGAATGACGGCGGGCTGGTCCGGCAGTGGTGCCTGGACGGCCATGGCCTCTGCAACAAGTCCATATGGGATGTGCAGGCCGACCTCGCCGCAGGCAGACTCGTGGAAGTGCTGCCTGATTATTCGGCCGGTCAAACCGCGCTGCAGATTGTGTATCCGCCGGTGAGTGTCCTGCCGCGCCGTGTCCGGGCGTTGATCGACACGATCGCTTTGGAGTTGGCGTTAGGTGATGGCTGATTTAGACGTTAAGAATAAATTAGACATAAATTCTAAGCACGGGTAGTCTCAAGTCGTTGTCATCGGCCAACCGATCATCGACCTGAGGAAACAAGCATGGCCACACTTCCGGATTTCCGACTGGAAACCTACTTCTCAAAGTGGGAGTTTTCCGCGCGTTACCACATGACGGCCTCCGATGCGCAAAGCATGTCCATCAAAAACCTGCTGGCACTGGCGGACAACGCGGATCGGGAGGCTTTTGAAACGCTGTCCCTGGGCTACACCCAGACGTTCGGGTCGCCGGAATTGCTGGAGGTGATTGCCTCGACCTACGAACGCCAGACCCCGGCCGACATTCTGTGTTTCGCCGGTGCGGAGGAGGGGCTGTACGTGGCGATGCACGCGATCCTCGACAAGGGGGATCATGCGATTGTCATTACGCCCAACTACCAGTCCTCCGAGACGGTGCCGTTGAGCATTTGCGAAGTGAGCGGAGTCGCCCTCGATCCGGCGCGCAACTGGACGCTGGATATCGATGAAGTCGCGGCGGCGATTCGTCCCAATACCAAGCTGATCTCCATCAATTTCCCGCATAACCCGACGGGCAAGATCCTTGAGCGCGAGCGTTTCGATGCGTTGGTGAAGCTGTGCCGCCAGCACGGAATCTACCTGTTCAGCGACGAGGCTTATCGGTTGCTGGGCGTCGGCGCCGAGCAGCTACCGGCGGTGGCAGATGTCTACGAGCGTGGCCTGTCGCTGGCGGTGATGTCCAAGCCTTATGGGCTGCCGGGCCTGCGCGTCGGCTGGATTGCCTGCCAGGATCGCGACCTGTTGTTACGCATGGAGCGCATGAAGCATTACCTGTCGATCTGCAACTCGGGGCCGAGTGAAGTGTTGTCGCGCATCGCCCTGAAAGCCCGGGAACAGATCCTGGCGCGCATTCACACGCTGATGAGGCACAACCTTGGGCTGCTGGACGAGTTCTTCAAAGAGTTCGAAGAGCGTTTCGAGTGGTATCGCCCCGATGGCGGCTGCATTGCCTATCCGCGTTATCTGGGGGCCGAAGGGGTCGAGCGTTTCACCACCGATCTGGTCGAGCGCACCGGGGTGCTGTTGCTGCCATCGAGTATCTACAAGTCCGAGCTGGGGCCGACGCCGACGGATCGCTTTCGCATCGGCTGCGGGCGGGCGCATATCGAGGAAGGCTTGCAGGTGTTCCGTGATTACCTGCGGGGGCAATGACCCATGACCTCGGCAATGTTTCCGATCTACAGCCTGAGCGAGGTGCGCACGGTGTTGCGGCGCAAGGACATGCTCGACGTGGTGCGTGAGGCCATTGTGCGGCATTCACTGGGTGAGGTCGTCGCGGCGCCCTCCGGCGAGTTGTTGTTCCAGCAGCCTCCTGGCGACTGCCATATCCGCTTCGGTTATTTCCGTGGCGGCGCGGTTTTTGTGGTGAAGATTGCGATGGGTTTCTATGAGAACCCGGCCCGTGGGCTGGAAACCAACAACGGCCTGATGCTGGTGTTCGACGCCCAGACCGGCAAGATCATCGCCGTGTTGAATGATGAAGGCTGGCTCACCAGTTGGCGCACTGCGGCGGCGGGAGCTCTTGCGGCGAAGGCCGGTGCACCGTCGCAGATTACAGCTCTGGGGATTCTCGGCAGCGGGCATCAGGCTGAACATCAGGCGCGCTGGGCGTCGGAGATCCTCGGCACCGATCAGGTGGTGATCTGGGGGCGTGATCCGGCCAAGGCGAGTCGACTGGTCCAGAGTCTTTGTCATCAGGGTTTCAGCGCTCGGACAGCGGCGACCGTGGAAGAGGTGTTCGAACACTGCAATGTGGTGATTACCTGCACGCCATCAACCCAGGCGATCGTGCCCGTGTCGGCGGTGAAACGGGGCACTCACATTGTTGCCATGGGCGCTGACAGCCTCGGTAAGCAAGAACTCGATCCGCGGATTCTGGGCCTGGCACGGGTGATCATGACCGATGACCGTCAACAGTGTGCGCAGCGCGGCGAGCTGGCCCATGCCATTGCCGCAGGGCTGGACACTTCCAAGGCTGAGGTTTCATTGGGGCAGGTGCTGGCCGGAAATGGCGCGGGGCGGATCAGCGATGACGATGTGACCGTCGCCGATCTGACGGGGCTGGCGGCGCAGGACATCGCCATCGCGACCCTGGCCATCGAGTTGATCCAGTCCACGCCGTTGGGCCGGTCTGTCCAAGGCTGAGGTGAGCCCGTACAATTCCCGTCCATTTCAAGGTTTTCCAGTGCTCCTATGGTCGATATCGCCTTCATGAATGCAACGGCAGACGGCATCGCCGCGTTGCTGTTCCCCGATCTGGAAGCGGTAGTCCATGACATCCGCAGCGGCCTGATCACGCACATCGCCAACGGTTTTTCCGAGCGCAAAGTCGGCGACCCTTCGTTGATTGCCGACCTGCCGGAGCTGGACAAGGGCCTGGATGTCATCGGCCCCTATGAAAAGGTCGGGCCCAACGGCCGCATGCTGCGCTCAATCACCATGGCCGCCCGTTCTGACACGGGCGAGATCGTCGCGCTGCTGTGCCTGAATTTCGACGTGACGGCGCTGGCGCAAGTGCAGAAGCTGCTGAGTGGTTTCGCTGCGGGCGTGAAGCCGCAAGCCCGGCCGGAAGCGTTGTTCAGCGCAGACTGGCGGGAAAAACTCAATGAAATCGTCGAGGCCATTTCGGCAGAAAAGTGTGTGCGTCGCAGTGACTTCGGGCGCGCCGAGATCATGTTGGCGCTGATCGAAGCCCGAGCACACGGCTTGTTGGATGTTCGAAACTTTGTCGACTATTTCGGCGAGTACTTCGAGATCTCCCGCGCCACGGTCTACAACTATTTGAAAGCCGTCCAGGCCGCATCGCCGGAATGAAGCAAGAGGCATCGAGTGATGCCTCTTTTCATGTGCGTTACCGGGTCAGGCGCAGGCCTGGCCGAGGTGATTGTCCACTGCGCCAACGATGAGGTGCACCGGAATGTGCTGTTGCGTCTCAACGGACGTGACTTCGAAACTGCCTACGATATGAAGGTGTCGCTCGCTCAGCCCGGTCGACTCTTCTTCCTTTGCCTTAGCCATTCTCGCGTGGTTCATTGCGATTTCATTGAGAGTTGACACGTTACTTCTCCGGGGGGACTGACCAAGGTATTGATTGGGTGGCTGCCGCGTCAGAATTACGTCGTTCCGGGGCCGCCAAGACCGGCTTTTGCAAAGCCCAAGCCAAGATTTGGTCGCTTGCCTTTGCAGGTTTTTGCAGGCGACGAACGGCTTGTCGCGCGGGTTTTTCAAGGCGCACCGACCGTCAGACTGCTTGAATTATCGGCGCTGGCCGGACTCCATGATTCGAGAGGCAATGGTTTCTCGATGGCGGTGTACTCCGCACTGAGGTTAGGCAATGACATCATTTGAAGACTTCAGGACCCAATCGCAGGCGCTTCTGATAGAGCTGGATGCCGCCACGATGGGAATGATGACGTTGGTAACAGCTAAATGTGTTTCCGGGCCGGAATGGGACGCGGCCACGCAAAGGCATCACGATGCCTATGAACGCTGGAATGCTTTCCTGAATATCCCTGGCTAGGACCCGTAACGCGGGCTGTTTGCGGGCCACTCACGAAGACCGGCAGAATCTGTTGATCGAAAGAGCCAAAATGCTCGCCGACAAGATGATGCAAAACAGACAGTGAAAAGAGCCCAGCCACCGCGCTGGGCTTTTCATGACTGGCCGAAGGGAAACGGTTTAGTATTCCTTTCCCACCCCCTCAAGGAACATGGAAGTGAGAAACACCTACACAGTAGGGATGTGCCTTTTTTTATTGACGGTTTTGACGGCTCCATGTGCTTATTCAAGCGCTGAAGACACGTCCGCCGAGAACGCCTCGTTGCTCTGCAAAATCCTCGACGGCAACGACGCCCTGACCCAGGCTTCCGAGTTCTCTGCCGAGAATCGCTCGGTCTACATCTCCGTAGACGCCTCTCCAGAAGAAGCCGAAAAGCTTTGCCCCGTAATCAGCGCCATTGTCGTGGATAACGAGATGGAGTTTGCACAGGGCTGGACGGTGCAGATCAGTTCTCCGGGCAATGACTATAAAGTGGCGGCTGTGTGCCCGTTGTCACTTTAGATCAGCCGTTATTGGCAGCGTTTTGACACCCTGGCCGCGTTCCACCATGGCGCGCCATTCCTGAACACTAGAGCGCTCCAGCATCCTGGCATGCCAGGCGCGCAGTGCTTCGCATTCATCAGGTACCGGCAGTTTCACCAGCGAGGCGAAAATCATGCCGCCGAGTACCGCGATATCGGCCATCGAAAATTCGTTGCCCGCCACGAACGGCCGGTTTGCCAGGACGCCGTTGAAATAGTGCATCCCGCGCACGGCCTTATCGCGCATTCGCTCACCCCATTCACGATTCTGGTAAAGCTCGACGTCCGGCCCAAGACCGGGCGTGGCGTGATGGAAGTAGGTGCTGACCGCATCCAGGAATTCGATTTCCGCACGCTTGGTCATCATGTGGATGATGCCTTTTTCAGCGGGGGTTCTGCCGGTGAGCAGCGGGTTGCCATCCAGCACGTCAAGGTACTGGGTGATGGCGGTGCACTCGGCAATCAGTGTGCCGTCGTCGAGTTCCAGGACGGGCAGTGTCCCGGAGTAGTTGATCGCTAGAAACGCGGGCTTCTTGTGCTCGCCGGTCCATAGATTGACCGGCACGAATTCGATCCGCGACAGCAAGCCTTTCTCTGCCAGCGCAATACGCACACGCGCCGGGTAGGGGCCATCGAACCAGTCGTAGATTTTCATCATCGGGAAGCGGGACACGTCGATATCGGGTTATTCGACGAGCTGATTCAGAGTTATCAAGA containing:
- a CDS encoding glutathione S-transferase, whose translation is MKIYDWFDGPYPARVRIALAEKGLLSRIEFVPVNLWTGEHKKPAFLAINYSGTLPVLELDDGTLIAECTAITQYLDVLDGNPLLTGRTPAEKGIIHMMTKRAEIEFLDAVSTYFHHATPGLGPDVELYQNREWGERMRDKAVRGMHYFNGVLANRPFVAGNEFSMADIAVLGGMIFASLVKLPVPDECEALRAWHARMLERSSVQEWRAMVERGQGVKTLPITADLK
- a CDS encoding aminotransferase class I/II-fold pyridoxal phosphate-dependent enzyme — its product is MATLPDFRLETYFSKWEFSARYHMTASDAQSMSIKNLLALADNADREAFETLSLGYTQTFGSPELLEVIASTYERQTPADILCFAGAEEGLYVAMHAILDKGDHAIVITPNYQSSETVPLSICEVSGVALDPARNWTLDIDEVAAAIRPNTKLISINFPHNPTGKILERERFDALVKLCRQHGIYLFSDEAYRLLGVGAEQLPAVADVYERGLSLAVMSKPYGLPGLRVGWIACQDRDLLLRMERMKHYLSICNSGPSEVLSRIALKAREQILARIHTLMRHNLGLLDEFFKEFEERFEWYRPDGGCIAYPRYLGAEGVERFTTDLVERTGVLLLPSSIYKSELGPTPTDRFRIGCGRAHIEEGLQVFRDYLRGQ
- a CDS encoding helix-turn-helix transcriptional regulator, with translation MNATADGIAALLFPDLEAVVHDIRSGLITHIANGFSERKVGDPSLIADLPELDKGLDVIGPYEKVGPNGRMLRSITMAARSDTGEIVALLCLNFDVTALAQVQKLLSGFAAGVKPQARPEALFSADWREKLNEIVEAISAEKCVRRSDFGRAEIMLALIEARAHGLLDVRNFVDYFGEYFEISRATVYNYLKAVQAASPE
- a CDS encoding ornithine cyclodeaminase, which encodes MTSAMFPIYSLSEVRTVLRRKDMLDVVREAIVRHSLGEVVAAPSGELLFQQPPGDCHIRFGYFRGGAVFVVKIAMGFYENPARGLETNNGLMLVFDAQTGKIIAVLNDEGWLTSWRTAAAGALAAKAGAPSQITALGILGSGHQAEHQARWASEILGTDQVVIWGRDPAKASRLVQSLCHQGFSARTAATVEEVFEHCNVVITCTPSTQAIVPVSAVKRGTHIVAMGADSLGKQELDPRILGLARVIMTDDRQQCAQRGELAHAIAAGLDTSKAEVSLGQVLAGNGAGRISDDDVTVADLTGLAAQDIAIATLAIELIQSTPLGRSVQG